In Shouchella patagoniensis, the following are encoded in one genomic region:
- a CDS encoding ABC transporter substrate-binding protein has translation MRKNRNGVLIATVVLCTLMIGGCQTGSSGDGGNDDDVLRVAWWGGQERHTMTLEMIQLFEKKHPDITVEPEYTAWDNYWERLTTQAAGSNLPDVVQMDNSKLNEYISRSLIKDLSPFIDDGIIDLSNVDDAYQDINTVDNAVYGISLGSNALGVVYNQELFDEHGIELEDGYTYEDLKEKMRELGAAVGDGFYGYDLSSEFELFTVFARQSGESVFNEAGDGLGYTDETLIAFFQFVTEMLEEDLSPPHEITMEYIEGGESTIAGGLTGMGLIASNQIIGQQALTEEELSLSPLPALDGGVEGNWIRPSMSFSVTEHTNQEENAAVFIDFVTNDPEANEILQGERGVPISSEIRTHLEGKVSEEVEKTFGYLEFMAENSAPADPLPPPGESEVRGAFLRIIESVKYGQTSPEDATTQFRSEAESIIN, from the coding sequence ATGAGAAAAAATCGAAATGGAGTACTTATTGCTACCGTTGTACTTTGCACATTAATGATTGGGGGGTGCCAAACTGGTAGCTCCGGCGATGGGGGAAATGACGACGATGTTTTGCGGGTTGCTTGGTGGGGAGGTCAAGAAAGGCACACAATGACACTTGAAATGATCCAATTATTCGAAAAAAAGCACCCGGATATTACGGTTGAGCCAGAGTACACCGCTTGGGATAACTACTGGGAAAGATTGACGACACAAGCTGCAGGAAGTAATTTGCCTGACGTTGTGCAGATGGACAATAGCAAACTTAATGAATATATTTCTAGGAGTCTGATAAAAGATCTTTCTCCTTTCATTGATGATGGAATAATTGACTTATCTAACGTTGATGATGCCTATCAAGATATAAATACCGTTGATAATGCTGTATATGGAATTTCACTAGGTTCAAATGCACTTGGTGTTGTTTATAATCAAGAATTGTTTGATGAGCATGGAATTGAATTGGAAGATGGATATACGTACGAGGACTTAAAAGAAAAAATGCGAGAGCTCGGAGCGGCAGTTGGAGACGGATTTTACGGATATGACCTTAGTTCAGAGTTTGAGTTGTTTACTGTTTTTGCAAGACAAAGTGGAGAGAGTGTCTTTAATGAAGCGGGCGATGGTCTTGGCTACACGGATGAAACATTAATTGCGTTTTTTCAATTTGTTACCGAGATGTTGGAGGAGGATTTGTCTCCGCCACATGAGATAACAATGGAATATATAGAAGGTGGCGAATCTACGATTGCAGGTGGATTAACCGGAATGGGTCTTATTGCAAGCAACCAAATTATTGGGCAACAAGCGTTGACGGAAGAAGAACTGTCGTTAAGCCCGCTTCCGGCACTTGATGGTGGAGTTGAAGGGAATTGGATTCGACCGAGTATGTCCTTTTCAGTTACAGAGCATACAAATCAAGAAGAGAATGCTGCTGTGTTTATTGATTTCGTTACAAATGATCCAGAGGCAAATGAAATTCTTCAAGGAGAGCGGGGCGTTCCGATCTCATCAGAAATCCGTACTCATTTGGAAGGGAAAGTGTCTGAAGAAGTTGAGAAAACATTTGGATACCTCGAGTTTATGGCTGAAAACTCGGCACCAGCCGATCCTTTACCTCCTCCAGGTGAAAGTGAAGTACGAGGTGCATTTTTAAGAATTATAGAGTCTGTAAAGTATGGTCAAACATCCCCAGAAGATGCAACAACACAATTTCGGAGTGAGGCAGAGTCGATTATAAACTAG